Proteins from one Dysgonomonas sp. HDW5A genomic window:
- a CDS encoding TolC family protein → MKRYYCIIISAVTFSLLISESLLAQQSWTLRSCIEYARENNIQVQKSQITEDSYAVDELQSKAALFPSLTGNVSHGFSNAQVVNTDGEYKFKSSLVGQYALNASVTLFNGKRNLNTIKEAQLKKQSQEYTTRETQNSIEISITQAYLQMLYAREAIKNSQNILESTEVQLKQTKDFLDAGSITRSEYAQIEAQYSANKYDVVAAQNSFDNYKLQLKQLLELDLDVDFQVEFPPIADDNVLQMVPRKEDIYRTALKIMPEIENSKLGIKLANLNKSSAKAGYLPTLTLTGSMGTGEIYSQSPSFFTQLGRNFDQNIGLTLSIPIFDNRQNKSNVEKASLDIKTAELALLDEQKALLRTIESLYQDVVSAQSKYVAAKDKLGSTELSYNLISEQYNLGVRNIVELTTEKNNYANALQEFIQAKYSAILSLKLLNFYQGQEISL, encoded by the coding sequence ATGAAAAGATATTATTGTATAATTATTTCTGCTGTAACCTTCAGTTTGTTGATCTCAGAATCGCTTTTGGCTCAACAAAGCTGGACATTAAGATCGTGTATAGAGTATGCCCGTGAAAATAATATTCAGGTGCAAAAATCGCAGATTACAGAAGATAGTTATGCCGTAGATGAATTACAGTCGAAAGCGGCACTTTTTCCAAGTCTTACAGGGAATGTTTCGCATGGTTTTTCGAATGCACAAGTGGTGAATACCGATGGTGAGTATAAATTCAAAAGCTCATTGGTCGGACAATATGCCTTGAATGCCAGTGTAACCCTTTTTAATGGAAAGCGTAATCTGAATACTATAAAAGAAGCTCAGTTAAAAAAGCAGTCTCAGGAGTACACCACTCGTGAAACTCAAAATAGTATAGAGATTTCCATTACACAGGCATACTTGCAGATGTTGTATGCACGTGAGGCCATTAAAAACAGCCAGAATATACTCGAATCAACCGAAGTGCAGTTGAAACAAACCAAAGATTTTCTGGATGCGGGTAGTATTACACGAAGCGAGTATGCACAAATAGAAGCTCAGTACAGTGCCAATAAATACGATGTGGTAGCTGCACAAAACTCATTCGATAATTATAAACTTCAGCTAAAACAATTGCTGGAATTGGATCTTGATGTTGATTTTCAAGTCGAATTTCCTCCAATAGCAGATGATAACGTATTGCAAATGGTACCTAGAAAAGAAGACATTTACCGTACAGCATTAAAGATAATGCCCGAAATAGAAAACAGCAAATTGGGTATAAAACTGGCTAATCTCAACAAGTCTTCAGCAAAAGCAGGGTATTTGCCTACGTTAACATTGACGGGAAGTATGGGTACAGGTGAGATTTATAGTCAGTCGCCATCGTTTTTTACTCAGCTTGGACGAAATTTCGATCAAAATATAGGTTTAACATTGAGTATTCCCATATTCGATAACCGACAAAACAAATCGAATGTAGAAAAGGCTAGTCTTGATATCAAAACTGCCGAACTGGCTTTGTTGGACGAACAGAAAGCTTTACTGCGAACAATTGAGAGCCTCTATCAGGATGTAGTATCGGCACAAAGCAAATACGTTGCAGCCAAGGATAAACTCGGATCAACCGAATTGAGCTACAATCTGATATCGGAGCAATATAACTTAGGAGTACGTAATATTGTGGAGCTGACTACCGAAAAAAACAACTACGCAAATGCCTTGCAGGAATTTATACAAGCTAAATACTCAGCCATATTGAGTTTGAAGTTACTTAATTTTTATCAGGGACAGGAAATTAGTCTTTAA
- a CDS encoding efflux RND transporter periplasmic adaptor subunit: protein MNKKIKKYLIIAVVIIIACGLYFFLPRSEKSAMILDTAKVQKGDIATSVTATGTIEPIKLVEVGTQVSGVISKIYVDYNSVVKKGEILAELDKNLLNSELENAQAVLLSKQADFLNQQRNFNRQKELWAKQAISKVDWEAAQTTYETAKYAVTSSKAAVFKAQTNLGYATISSTIDGVVISRAVEEGQTVAASFSTPTLFTIANDLTKMRVIANVDEADIGDVSEGQRVSFTVDAYPDDEFEGKVVQVRLEATTTSNVVTYEVVIDAPNPDLKLKPGLTANVNIYTMEEKDVLKVPSKALRFNPDPALLKDIKDLVVEHPIASDPKDKTKKTVWIKSENKLSPRLITVGVSDGINTMVKDGLKDGDVIVTGISQKMEAGTPKPEASASSGESSPFMPKRPEGNKK from the coding sequence ATGAATAAAAAAATAAAGAAATACCTAATTATAGCAGTTGTAATAATTATAGCCTGTGGTCTTTATTTCTTCTTACCCCGAAGCGAAAAGTCTGCAATGATTTTAGATACAGCTAAAGTCCAAAAAGGAGATATTGCAACATCGGTTACCGCCACAGGTACTATCGAGCCTATCAAATTAGTAGAAGTTGGTACACAAGTGTCGGGTGTAATATCCAAGATATATGTAGACTACAATTCGGTCGTAAAGAAAGGCGAAATATTAGCTGAGTTGGATAAAAACCTTCTTAATTCGGAGTTGGAGAATGCACAGGCTGTTTTACTGTCGAAGCAAGCCGACTTTCTGAATCAGCAGCGAAATTTTAACCGCCAAAAAGAACTTTGGGCAAAACAAGCTATCAGTAAAGTTGACTGGGAAGCTGCACAAACTACTTACGAAACAGCTAAATATGCAGTGACATCATCCAAAGCTGCAGTCTTTAAAGCTCAGACTAATCTGGGATATGCAACCATTTCGTCTACCATTGACGGTGTTGTAATATCCAGAGCAGTAGAAGAAGGTCAAACAGTAGCGGCCTCTTTTAGTACTCCTACCTTATTTACGATAGCTAACGATTTGACCAAGATGCGTGTTATTGCTAATGTCGATGAAGCCGATATAGGTGATGTAAGTGAAGGTCAACGGGTTTCGTTTACGGTTGATGCCTATCCTGACGATGAATTTGAAGGAAAAGTGGTGCAGGTACGTTTAGAAGCAACTACCACTTCCAATGTTGTGACATACGAAGTGGTTATAGATGCACCGAATCCCGATTTGAAATTAAAACCCGGATTAACAGCCAATGTAAATATATACACAATGGAAGAAAAGGATGTGCTTAAAGTTCCGTCAAAAGCTTTGAGGTTTAATCCCGATCCTGCATTACTGAAAGATATTAAAGATTTGGTTGTAGAGCATCCTATAGCCTCTGATCCCAAAGACAAAACTAAAAAAACAGTTTGGATAAAGTCGGAGAATAAACTATCGCCCAGATTGATCACTGTGGGAGTTTCGGATGGAATAAATACGATGGTGAAAGATGGTTTGAAAGATGGGGATGTAATTGTTACAGGTATCTCGCAGAAAATGGAAGCAGGAACGCCTAAACCCGAAGCTTCTGCAAGTAGTGGAGAATCAAGCCCATTTATGCCAAAACGACCCGAAGGGAATAAAAAATAA
- a CDS encoding cation transporter — protein sequence MKKNKKKVDNIFEILLLSLCLIMPMIGYAQSKPTDGDRKPNHQQVQVDYLTETYQFTDNRFTEYDLRRHIEELAGVVAVQVNMGKSNVVVKFDKSKNSKSKLKKSLKKLGVPGNFVDSNKKENKNTKKGDNKNDQSKENGSNRENQGHGNDRR from the coding sequence ATGAAAAAAAACAAAAAGAAAGTGGATAACATATTCGAAATACTACTATTATCTCTCTGCTTGATCATGCCAATGATAGGCTATGCCCAGTCAAAACCGACTGACGGCGATCGTAAACCGAATCATCAGCAAGTGCAGGTTGATTATTTGACCGAAACCTATCAATTTACCGATAATCGATTCACTGAGTACGATTTGAGAAGACACATAGAAGAATTAGCAGGAGTAGTTGCCGTGCAGGTGAATATGGGTAAATCTAACGTTGTCGTGAAATTCGATAAGAGTAAAAATAGTAAGAGCAAGCTAAAAAAATCGCTAAAGAAACTGGGTGTACCCGGCAATTTTGTTGATTCTAATAAAAAAGAAAATAAGAATACTAAAAAAGGCGACAACAAAAACGATCAATCCAAAGAAAACGGTTCTAATCGTGAGAATCAAGGTCATGGAAATGACAGGAGATAA
- a CDS encoding ABC transporter ATP-binding protein: protein MAKEIIKVDNLKRDFVVGEETVHALRGVSFSIFEGEFVTIMGTSGSGKSTLLNILGCLDTPSVGDYYLDGVSVRTMDKNNRATLRNRKIGFIFQSYNLLAKTTAIENVELPLMYNSSVSSKERRERAIKSLQDVGLGDRLNHKSNQMSGGQQQRVAIARALVNEPVIILADEATGNLDTRTSFEILTLLQRMHKDENRTIIFVTHNQEIAEFSSRNIVIRDGRIKEDVYNTNIRSAKDVLDSLPKEN from the coding sequence ATGGCTAAAGAAATAATAAAAGTAGACAATCTGAAACGCGACTTTGTGGTAGGTGAAGAAACAGTACATGCTTTGCGAGGTGTGAGCTTCTCCATCTTCGAAGGCGAATTTGTGACCATCATGGGAACCAGTGGTTCGGGTAAATCTACCTTGTTGAATATCTTGGGTTGTTTAGACACACCTTCGGTAGGTGACTATTATTTGGATGGAGTTTCGGTGCGTACAATGGATAAAAATAACAGGGCGACTCTTCGCAACCGAAAGATCGGTTTTATCTTTCAATCCTATAATCTTTTGGCTAAAACCACAGCCATCGAAAATGTAGAACTTCCATTGATGTATAATTCGTCCGTTTCTTCTAAAGAGCGTCGCGAACGTGCTATTAAATCTTTGCAGGATGTGGGTTTGGGTGACAGGCTCAATCACAAGTCGAATCAGATGTCGGGAGGTCAGCAACAGCGTGTGGCAATTGCCCGTGCTTTGGTAAACGAGCCTGTTATTATTCTCGCAGATGAGGCAACCGGAAATCTGGATACACGAACGTCATTCGAGATACTGACTCTTTTGCAACGGATGCATAAGGACGAAAACCGGACTATCATTTTTGTAACTCACAATCAGGAAATAGCAGAATTTAGCAGTCGCAATATTGTGATTCGAGACGGACGTATCAAAGAAGATGTCTATAATACAAATATACGTTCGGCAAAAGACGTTCTCGATAGTCTACCCAAAGAAAACTGA
- a CDS encoding ABC transporter permease, producing MNFINLFKIALRALSGNKFRGFLTMLGIIIGVAAVITMLAIGQGSKRSIQDQISTMGSNMINIRPGTGQFGGVRQSASSMQTLKLEDYEAIADQAEYISAASPEVSSSGQVIFGANNAPTSIYGVNPSYLDIRKYTVAQGEMFTEADVKSSAKVCLIGQTVVDNLFTNGEDPVGQTIRFNKIPFRVIGVLTSKGDNTMGMDQDDLILAPYTTVQKRILAITYIQSISVSAATEDATEDAIKSIEDILRQRHKIGANAEDDFNVRSQKELITMMSSTTDMMTVLLACIAGISLLVGGIGIMNIMYVSVTERTREIGLRMSIGAKGIDILMQFLIEAILLSVTGGVIGVAIGIGSSYLVKNILSWPIDIEIYTIVLSFLVCTITGIFFGWYPAKKASDLDPIEALRYE from the coding sequence ATGAATTTTATCAATTTATTTAAAATAGCACTTCGAGCCCTCAGCGGTAATAAGTTCAGAGGTTTTTTAACCATGCTGGGTATTATTATCGGTGTGGCAGCAGTTATTACGATGCTTGCCATAGGGCAGGGGTCGAAGCGTAGTATACAGGATCAAATATCGACAATGGGATCGAATATGATAAATATTCGTCCCGGAACAGGGCAGTTTGGAGGAGTTCGTCAAAGTGCATCCAGTATGCAGACGCTCAAATTGGAGGATTATGAAGCAATTGCCGATCAGGCTGAATATATTTCGGCAGCTTCGCCCGAAGTTTCATCATCAGGGCAAGTTATTTTCGGAGCCAATAATGCACCGACCTCCATCTATGGAGTAAATCCGTCTTATCTCGATATTCGTAAATATACAGTAGCTCAGGGAGAGATGTTTACCGAGGCAGATGTAAAATCGTCAGCTAAAGTTTGCCTTATCGGGCAGACAGTTGTAGATAATCTATTTACTAATGGTGAAGATCCTGTGGGACAGACTATCCGCTTCAATAAAATACCCTTTAGGGTAATTGGTGTATTGACCTCAAAAGGCGATAATACGATGGGTATGGATCAGGACGATCTTATTCTGGCTCCTTATACAACGGTTCAGAAACGTATTCTGGCGATTACCTATATTCAGTCGATCTCAGTTTCGGCAGCTACCGAAGATGCTACCGAAGACGCCATTAAGAGTATTGAAGATATTCTGCGCCAACGTCATAAAATAGGAGCCAATGCTGAAGACGACTTCAATGTGCGTTCGCAAAAAGAACTGATTACGATGATGAGTTCCACTACCGATATGATGACCGTATTACTAGCCTGTATAGCAGGTATCTCATTATTGGTAGGAGGTATCGGTATCATGAATATAATGTATGTGTCTGTAACAGAGCGTACACGTGAAATAGGACTGCGTATGTCGATAGGAGCCAAAGGTATAGATATATTGATGCAATTTCTTATAGAAGCCATCCTGTTAAGTGTAACGGGTGGGGTGATAGGAGTCGCTATTGGAATAGGAAGTTCGTATCTGGTGAAAAATATTTTGTCCTGGCCTATCGATATTGAGATTTATACTATAGTTTTGTCTTTTCTGGTTTGTACTATTACAGGCATATTCTTCGGATGGTATCCGGCGAAGAAGGCATCGGATCTTGATCCGATAGAAGCATTACGCTATGAATAA
- a CDS encoding sensor histidine kinase encodes MNVKNSIKLFSHILIWCIVLLVPVYIMSREGTFDSKPYISYFTQVGIFALLFYINYLYLIEKLLFHKKIAAYICVNIVLIAMLVGIQTMVMDFIFSSFYTMNPPPMGEREGVPRRHKPPFGMRIFTDYLLIIFVIGLSVAIKMTARWYRDSINYEKVKSTQLEADLRNLRSQLNPHFLFNTLNNIYSLIIIDQHKAQDSVHRLSNLLRYVLYDNDRKFVPIDKELEFTRNYIDLMKLRISSNIRLNVLIENKESKDMIASLMFMTLIENAFKHGLSSDEDCFIDIKILVEKEKGVLCTVENSISESENHIETGNSGIGLANLTKRLELIYPNNHELIVERRSESFFVLLRIDFPQK; translated from the coding sequence ATGAATGTGAAGAATTCCATCAAACTATTTTCGCACATACTGATCTGGTGCATTGTATTACTTGTACCTGTCTATATTATGTCGAGAGAAGGTACTTTTGATAGCAAACCTTACATTTCTTATTTTACTCAGGTGGGTATCTTTGCCTTGTTGTTTTATATCAATTATTTATACCTGATAGAAAAGCTGTTGTTTCATAAAAAAATTGCGGCTTATATCTGTGTAAATATCGTGCTTATAGCTATGCTGGTCGGTATTCAGACAATGGTTATGGATTTTATTTTTTCTTCATTTTATACAATGAATCCACCACCGATGGGAGAAAGGGAAGGTGTTCCGCGAAGGCATAAGCCTCCTTTTGGGATGCGAATTTTTACCGATTATTTACTTATTATCTTTGTTATAGGATTAAGCGTTGCCATAAAAATGACAGCTCGCTGGTATCGCGATTCTATTAACTACGAAAAAGTAAAGAGTACTCAACTTGAAGCTGATTTGCGGAATCTGCGAAGTCAGCTCAATCCACATTTCCTGTTCAATACACTCAATAATATATATTCGCTGATAATTATCGATCAGCATAAAGCTCAGGATTCGGTGCATCGGCTAAGCAATCTTTTAAGGTATGTATTGTATGATAACGACCGTAAGTTTGTACCCATTGATAAGGAGCTTGAATTTACCCGTAATTACATTGATTTGATGAAGCTTCGGATAAGTTCGAATATTCGATTAAATGTATTGATAGAGAATAAAGAAAGCAAGGATATGATTGCTTCGTTGATGTTTATGACGCTTATCGAAAATGCCTTTAAACATGGCTTGAGTTCCGATGAAGATTGTTTTATAGACATTAAAATACTGGTAGAAAAAGAAAAAGGGGTGTTGTGTACAGTCGAAAATAGTATATCCGAATCGGAAAACCATATCGAGACAGGTAATTCGGGTATAGGACTTGCTAATCTGACCAAAAGACTTGAACTCATTTATCCGAACAATCACGAACTTATAGTAGAAAGACGAAGCGAAAGCTTTTTCGTATTATTACGGATTGACTTTCCTCAAAAATGA
- a CDS encoding LytTR family DNA-binding domain-containing protein, with product MKLRCVIIDDEPLAIDLLKAYVVQTPYLELVATFENPLAAMETLRSGNIQVLYLDINMPQISGLEFSKTLPASTRVIFTTAYEQYAIEGFRINALDYLLKPISYTEFLQASNKAMEWFKLVDTNEASSIFIKSGYRMEKIELNDILYIENQKDYVKFHLEGVSEPISSLMSMQSLDEKLPAKQFMRVHRSFIVNLNKIKTIERNCIVFGKEYIPVSDTYKDRFMDFLNKHFF from the coding sequence ATGAAACTACGATGTGTTATAATAGATGATGAACCTTTGGCAATAGACTTGCTGAAGGCATATGTCGTGCAAACACCTTATCTGGAGTTGGTAGCTACTTTTGAGAATCCTTTGGCAGCTATGGAGACCCTTCGTTCGGGTAATATTCAGGTGTTGTATCTTGATATTAATATGCCTCAAATTAGCGGATTAGAGTTTTCGAAAACATTACCTGCATCTACCCGTGTTATTTTTACCACTGCTTACGAGCAGTATGCAATTGAAGGCTTTCGAATCAATGCTTTGGATTACTTATTGAAACCAATAAGTTATACCGAGTTTCTTCAGGCATCTAATAAAGCGATGGAGTGGTTTAAACTTGTTGATACAAACGAAGCTTCGAGCATCTTTATAAAATCGGGTTATCGGATGGAAAAGATAGAGCTTAATGATATCTTATATATTGAGAATCAAAAAGATTATGTAAAGTTTCATCTCGAAGGAGTTTCGGAACCTATCAGTTCGTTGATGAGTATGCAGTCTTTGGACGAAAAACTTCCTGCAAAACAATTTATGCGTGTACACCGCTCGTTTATAGTTAATCTGAATAAGATAAAGACGATTGAACGCAATTGTATTGTTTTCGGAAAAGAATATATCCCTGTATCCGACACCTATAAAGATCGTTTTATGGACTTCTTGAACAAACACTTTTTTTGA
- a CDS encoding glycoside hydrolase family 30 beta sandwich domain-containing protein yields the protein MKKTLLAISFALALLSCSKQPTYVEAYVTTADKSMTMAKDSILLQTNNDTIKHNLITLDPSVKYQEMDGFGAAITGSTCYNLLKMTPENRAKLLKETFDPVDGVGYSYIRISIACSDFSLEDYTYCDKPGIENFEMHELDKRDLFPILKEILAINPNIKIMASPWTPPKWMKVDNLKDRKPFDSWTSGQLNPDYYQDYATYFVKYIQAMEKEGFNIESITIQNEPLNRGNSASLYMTWQEQRDFIKSALGPAFEKNGIKTKIVVYDHNYDYDVNKPENADQGQYPLRIYEDAEAAKYIDGAAYHAYGGDKEELLKIHEGRPDKNLYFTEMSIGLWGNGYDFGGDLMWNMREVCIGTINNFNKAVIMWNFMLDDKHAPFRPGGCDICLGAIDINSSDYATMTYNSHYYTMAHLSKVIKPGARRIKAEGNTSAKIHYSAFENPDGSYSVVLLNEEDTAQKISIAEGKYIFTHEIPAKAVVSYIWKNPI from the coding sequence ATGAAGAAAACCTTATTAGCAATTTCATTTGCTTTGGCTTTATTATCGTGCAGCAAACAGCCCACTTATGTGGAGGCGTATGTTACCACGGCAGACAAATCGATGACTATGGCAAAGGATAGTATTTTGTTGCAAACCAATAACGATACTATTAAACACAATCTGATAACGCTCGATCCAAGCGTAAAATATCAGGAAATGGATGGATTTGGGGCAGCTATAACAGGATCTACCTGTTACAATCTATTGAAGATGACTCCCGAAAACAGAGCTAAGTTATTGAAAGAAACTTTCGATCCTGTTGATGGTGTTGGATACAGTTATATCCGTATTTCTATTGCATGTTCTGACTTTTCTCTTGAAGATTATACATACTGTGATAAACCCGGTATCGAAAACTTTGAGATGCACGAATTGGATAAACGCGATTTGTTTCCTATTCTGAAAGAAATATTGGCAATCAATCCAAATATCAAAATCATGGCTTCGCCCTGGACTCCTCCGAAGTGGATGAAGGTTGACAACTTAAAAGACCGTAAGCCATTCGATTCTTGGACTAGCGGCCAGTTAAATCCTGATTACTATCAAGATTATGCAACTTACTTTGTGAAGTATATCCAAGCAATGGAGAAAGAAGGATTCAACATTGAATCTATCACCATTCAAAACGAACCTTTGAACAGAGGCAATTCAGCATCGTTGTATATGACTTGGCAAGAGCAACGCGATTTTATTAAATCGGCACTTGGACCGGCTTTCGAAAAGAATGGTATCAAAACAAAAATCGTGGTTTATGATCACAACTACGACTATGATGTAAACAAACCCGAAAATGCAGACCAAGGTCAGTATCCATTAAGAATATATGAAGATGCAGAAGCTGCCAAATATATCGACGGAGCGGCTTATCACGCTTATGGTGGCGATAAAGAAGAATTATTGAAAATACACGAAGGTCGTCCTGACAAAAACCTGTACTTTACCGAAATGTCTATCGGACTATGGGGTAATGGCTACGATTTTGGTGGTGATTTGATGTGGAACATGAGAGAGGTTTGTATCGGAACCATCAATAACTTCAACAAAGCGGTTATCATGTGGAACTTTATGTTGGACGATAAACATGCACCATTCCGTCCGGGTGGATGCGATATTTGTTTGGGAGCAATTGACATCAATTCTTCAGACTATGCTACAATGACTTACAACAGTCATTATTATACAATGGCTCACCTGTCGAAAGTAATTAAACCGGGTGCCAGAAGAATCAAAGCTGAAGGCAATACTTCTGCTAAAATTCATTATTCGGCATTCGAAAATCCTGACGGATCGTATTCTGTTGTATTACTGAATGAAGAAGATACAGCTCAAAAAATTAGTATTGCTGAAGGGAAATACATATTCACACACGAAATTCCAGCCAAAGCTGTAGTTTCTTATATCTGGAAAAATCCAATCTAA
- a CDS encoding glycoside hydrolase family 30 beta sandwich domain-containing protein, which translates to MKKYLILFSSLLLGLASCSSDDSNEPSTPTPKPETKGVEVYLTVRSSSQRLTKQPDISFSNDVTNLTIRLDSTDVKQEIEGFGGSLTGSSAYLIKNMSEAARTKLLNDLFTESGIALKYLRLTIGSSDFSIGNYTYCDESGINNFAIPAADKRDLLPVLKEILALNKNIKLMSTPWSAPAWMKKNKHLYGGSLIGESVYNDFSDYFVKYIQAYKNEGINIDAISLQNEPRHEIGSYPTMYMEWNEQNQIIRDYLGPKFKQAGIATKILIWDHNFDGYDYPSKILDDSKTKEYVGGAAFHGYGGSPADLDNLLQSHPDVPLYFTEQSGGGWNTDDAVGNMLYYMKEMLMPTINKGSRNFLMWNIALDSGNGPVTTTGGGCQDCRGIVTIKDNNTYTVNEEYYLLGHFSKFIKEGAHRIKYTVVGTQPTNMQICSFLNPDGSKVVVVLNQTGATQQFTVRTGDRRFTYSLFNQSVASFIYK; encoded by the coding sequence ATGAAAAAATACCTCATCCTTTTCTCTTCTCTTTTACTAGGTTTGGCGTCATGTTCTTCTGACGACTCTAACGAACCAAGTACACCAACTCCCAAACCTGAAACCAAAGGAGTAGAGGTTTACTTGACTGTACGATCGAGCTCACAACGACTAACTAAACAACCGGATATCAGCTTCTCAAATGATGTTACAAATCTCACAATCAGATTAGATAGCACCGATGTTAAACAAGAAATAGAAGGTTTCGGAGGATCGCTTACAGGTTCGTCCGCCTACCTTATCAAAAACATGTCGGAAGCTGCAAGAACAAAACTGCTTAACGACTTATTTACAGAAAGCGGTATAGCTCTTAAGTATTTACGCTTGACTATCGGCTCTTCGGATTTTTCGATAGGTAATTATACGTATTGCGACGAAAGCGGTATCAATAACTTTGCAATACCGGCAGCAGATAAACGCGATTTGTTACCTGTATTAAAAGAAATTCTCGCTCTCAATAAAAACATCAAGCTAATGAGTACCCCTTGGAGTGCTCCTGCTTGGATGAAAAAAAATAAGCATCTTTATGGAGGCTCATTAATAGGAGAATCGGTATATAACGACTTTTCCGACTATTTTGTAAAATACATTCAAGCCTATAAAAACGAAGGTATCAATATTGATGCTATCAGCTTGCAAAACGAGCCACGGCACGAAATAGGTTCTTATCCAACCATGTATATGGAATGGAATGAACAGAATCAGATCATACGCGATTATCTGGGTCCTAAGTTTAAGCAAGCGGGAATTGCTACTAAAATTCTGATCTGGGATCATAATTTTGACGGGTACGATTATCCAAGTAAAATTCTGGATGACTCTAAAACCAAAGAATATGTAGGAGGTGCTGCATTTCATGGATACGGAGGTTCTCCTGCCGATCTTGACAATTTATTGCAATCGCATCCTGATGTTCCACTCTATTTTACCGAGCAATCGGGTGGCGGATGGAATACCGATGATGCTGTCGGCAATATGTTGTATTACATGAAAGAAATGTTGATGCCAACCATCAACAAGGGTTCGAGAAACTTTCTGATGTGGAATATAGCTCTCGATTCGGGCAATGGTCCTGTAACCACTACGGGTGGAGGCTGTCAGGATTGTAGAGGTATTGTTACCATCAAAGACAATAACACGTACACAGTAAACGAAGAGTATTATTTATTAGGGCATTTCTCGAAGTTTATCAAAGAAGGTGCACACAGAATAAAGTACACGGTTGTAGGCACACAGCCCACTAATATGCAAATATGCTCATTCCTGAACCCCGACGGTTCGAAGGTAGTAGTTGTGCTTAATCAAACGGGAGCCACTCAACAGTTTACAGTACGCACAGGTGACAGAAGGTTTACATATAGCTTATTCAATCAGTCGGTTGCATCTTTTATATATAAATAA